A segment of the Vibrio aquimaris genome:
ATGCGAAAAGTAGTTATCAGCACGGAGAAAAGCTTTTTTCTAACCCCCTTCCATACCGAATCCGCCCTAAGCACATTACTAATAAGATACCGCAAGGCTTTTACGTACAACTTCGACGAGATGGATTTGACCAATGTGCGCCTTTTGACCGTCTAAGACTCAACCTCAGCGACGGTTCTGAACTGATTTTAGTTGGCCTTGATCCCCTTGCTATGTGGCAGTCCCACCAAAGCCAAGATTTGAAAGACTTTCCTTCACTTCCTCTAATGGCAACTCCTCACCCAGTAATGGTTGGCTCTGATCTAGCAGCCTATATGGACTGGCAAGATGGAGACCAAATGACGTTGAGTAGTGGCAGTACGCTGGGGCCTATTATTGTCGATAAACTTGGCTTGATTCATGGTACACAAGTGATCTCTGATATGTCACTGACAAGGATGATAGAGCGTAAAGCAGGCATTTCTTTCATTGCGTGTGGAGAAATGAATGTTGAGAAGCTCACTCATTTAAAAAACTATTTACCTAATGGAATGATTATAACGAGGAGTTCCCATACCGAGATTGAATCTATAACACGTGCATTTCATATTAATTTGAGTGCTATGGGGATGCTGGCTTTTCTCGTAGGTCTGTTCATTTTTTACCAAGCAATGTCTTTGTCTTTGACTCAAAGGCAGCCTCTTGTTGGTATTCTTCGCCAAACTGGTGTATCCGGAAGCCAGCTCACTGTTGCTTTGGGTATTGAGCTATTGCTCCTGATCTTTTTCAGTTGGTTGTGCGGGAATCTTTTGGGGATAGTTCTTGCCAATCAGCTAATACCTGCGGTGTCAGGTAGCTTGCGAGATTTGTATGATGCCAATGTCGAGCTTGCTGTTTCATGGAGCTGGTCATCAGCAATATACAGCTTAGCTATGTCAATGATTGGGGCTTTTTTAACATGTGCATGGCCGACAGTAAGATTGCTTCGAACTCAGCCAGTAAGTCTAACTACTAGATTGTCATTAGCGCGCTTTTCTGGTACTGAATTTTCACTACAAGCTGCATTCGCATGTGTATTATGCATTGTTGCGATTGCGATTTATCAGGCACCACAAACGCAAGTCTCTGGGCTCGTCATTATTGCTCTTATGCTAGTGAGTGTGGCATTGTTTACGCCATATTTTATTTGGAAACTCTTTGATAGCCTTTCATACGTGCTTAAGTGGCCTAAAGCGAGATGGTTTTTCTCTGATGCTGCTGTCAGTATGAGCTATAGAGGGGTTGCAACAATGGCGTTTATGCTGGCAATGGCTGCGAATATTGGTGTAGAAACTATGGTCGGTAGTTTCCGTGATACAACTGATAGGTGGTTGAGCCAGCGCTTAGGCGCTGATCTGTACATATACCCCAGTGTTAACTCTGTAACTAGGATGACTGGTTGGCTGTCTGAACAACCTGAAGTCGAGTCTGTTTGGTGGCGATGGGAGCAGCAGATTGATTTGGTAGATGAAAAGATTCAAGCAGTTAGCACGGGCCACTCTGACGGTGAGTGGGATTCTCTCACCGTAAAAATAGGTGTCCCTAATTACTGGTATCATTTGCACCATTCTAAGGGGGTAATGATTAGTGAATCAATGGCAATTAAACGAGGTATTCGTCCTGGCGACTATATTGATTTATTTGGCCAGTTGGGTAAACGCTGGCAGGTACTGGGTGTCTATTATGATTATGGCAACCCATATAATCAGATAATGTTGTCTCACCAAAACTGGTTAAAAGCGTTTAAAGATAGTGGTTCGGTGACTCTGGGAGTGATACTCCAAGATGGTGTGAATATTTCAGGCTTAAAACATCGTTTGGAATCAGTTTTCCGAGTGGGTGCGGAACGAACTTATGATAATAGTCATATCCATAAGAAAGCGATGAAGGTTTTCGATCGAACCTTTTCTATTGCAGACACTCTTGGCAACATCACGCTTGTAATAGCAATCTGCGGTATTTTTTTCGCCAGTCTGGCAGGGGAAGTTTCCCGACAAAGACATATCTCATTACTAAGATGTTTAGGAATAACAGGAAAAGAGCTGGTTCTCATGGGGAGCTTACAATTGTTTCTTTTTGGTGCTATTTCAGTATTTATCGCTTTGCCTCTAGGCCTAGCTTTAGCTAATTTGATCGTTGATATTGTTATGAAGCCTTCCTTAGGTTGGACTCTAAGCCTCCAGCTGCTCTCCGGAGAGTATTTCCAAACTAGCATTATGGCGATGTGCTCTCTTATGCTTGCGGGAGCTCTGCCAACGATGAGAATGATTAGGCATACGCCAATGAAGTTTGTACGGAACTCTTTATAGCATAACTAAGGTTAAGGGCCAGTAGTGATTGTTGGCGGTGCATGCTGTGCTCAGAGTTATTACAACAAAGGCCATCGGTAGCATCGTTATACCGAAATATGAACCTCAATAAAAACTCAAATTGTTTTATATATGACAATGACTTAAAGTGCGAATGGCAACCGGAGCCATCCTTTTTTGATGCTCTATTGGTAATGTAGAATCAAGACATTTGTCTCCCATTAAGCGTCCGGTTTTTTACTCTTGATGGACTGTCAAACCGGAAGGGCACTAAGTTTTTGGTATTTATCTCAAGAGTTGTTGTTTATATTGGTAATTCTCTGAATTTACCTATAATTAAGACAGGAATAAATGTGGTGTTACTCTTTAATTGTCGAAAATACCGAAGTGTAACCTCCAAACAAGCGATTTTTCCTGAAGGATATCTATGCGTAAACTCAGCTCTAGTGTTTGTTCATCGTGTATTAACATAATAATTTAAGGGACGATATCATGAACGATATTATTCGCCACTTCTTTAAAATGGAGTCAGCTGGAGGCATTCTTCTCGTCATTGCAGCAGCAATCGCAATGACTATCGCCAATACACCGCTTAATGATGTTTATCAATCGGTTCTTCAGTCTTATGTGCTAGGTTTGTCTGTTTCACACTGGATTAATGATGGTTTGATGGCGATATTTTTCCTCATCATTGGCCTTGAGGTGAAGCGTGAATTACTCGAAGGGGCACTTAAGTCGAAGGAAACCGCAATATTCCCTGCAATCGCAGCAGTGGGGGGCATGTTAGCTCCGGCTCTCATATACGTTGCTTTTAACTATAGTGATGCGGATGCCATTCGTGGCTGGGCTATTCCAGCGGCAACTGATATTGCTTTTGCGCTCGGCATTATGGCTCTTTTAGGTAACCGTGTTCCCGTAAGTCTGAAAGTCTTCCTATTGGCATTAGCTATTATTGATGATTTAGGCGTAGTGGTGATCATCGCTCTCTTCTACACAGGAGAATTGTCTACCACAGCGTTGGGTGTTGGCTTTGCAATGACAGCAGCGCTATTTATCTTAAATGCCGCAAAAGTTACTAAGCTCACCCCCTATATCATAGTCGGTGCGATACTTTGGTTTGCTGTATTAAAATCGGGTGTTCATGCAACATTAGCCGGAGTAGTCATAGGCTTTGCAATACCTTTGAAAGGTAAGAAAGACGAAGAATCACCTCTCAAGAAAATGGAGCATGGGCTGCATCCTTATGTCGCTTTTGGAATTCTTCCGGTATTTGCGTTCGCTAATGCAGGTATTTCACTTGCGGGTGTTTCGATTGATGGCCTAACGTCTATGCTCCCACTGGGAATTGCTCTTGGTTTGTTAATTGGAAAACCAGTGGGCATTTTCACTTTCAGTTGGGTGGCTGTGAAAGCTGGGGTTGCTAAACTGCCGGAGGGCATAAACTTCACTCATATATTCGCAGTATCGATTTTATGTGGTATTGGTTTCACTATGTCGATATTTATATCGTCTTTGGCCTTCGGTCAAGCTAATCCAGAGTACGATACATATGCGAGATTGGGAATCTTGATGGGCTCCACTATATCAGCGGTTCTTGGGTATATACTTCTTCGAGTATCACTTCCCGATAGTACCAAAATGGCAGATAAACCAGCCTAATCTAAATCGGAAAAGTTGCGCTCCTCACAAAAGGAGCGCTTTTAGTTTGCAGAAGAATCATTTCTCTATGATGCTAAATATAGTCCACTCTTCAACTACTATTTCATCTAGACCGATAACACTTGCTGTCACACTGCGGTTTGCAGCATGAGCGACTTCATCATCACCTTCGTCTTCCAGACGGCTTTCGCCAAATCCAACGATAGTAATGCGCTCAGGTGCTATGCCGTAATACAATAGTTCGTCCTGTACAGCTGCTGCTCTTTTTTTCGATAAATTAAGATTATATGCTGCTGAGCCTACTTTGCTTGTGTAACCACGTATTTGAATCGATGCAGACATATATTTTTCCAAGAAGTCGGCCATTTCTTGTATTTGGTCTGAAAATACAGGATTAACTTCGTATGAATCGTGTTCGAAAAGGACTCTTAATGCCCGCTCTTCTTGTGCTTTGACCGAGCTCGCACATCCATCATTATCGATTTTTGCGCCCTCTGGGGTATCCGGGCACAGATCTCTTGCATTAACTACTCCATCTCTATCATCATCCGTCAAGTCTGCTACTTGGATTGCTTTGGGTGTATCTATATAACTATACTCATCTTCTATAGCTAGGGAAGTACCAGACAGTGCAACACTGATACTAGTCAGTACAAATATGCCTACACTCTTCATGTTCAATACTCCACTTGTTCCATCCATTCAGGTGGGACAGCAACTAATAAGGAATCTAATAAATTACCAGTAGCATTCATCACTCGATACTTCGCATATTGTTCAGCATAATGCGCATCAAGATAGTCTCTTCGTGCTTCAAACAGCTCGTTTTCCGTGTTGAGAAGATCTAACAGCGTTCTCTGGCCAATTTGATACTGTTTCTCATAGGCGATAACGGTTTCTGAGGCCGAATCAACATGATCGGCAAGAAATTCTTTTTGTTGTAAAGAAAGGTCCAATGCACTCCATGATAATCGTAAGCTTTCCTCTACTTGGCGATAGGCATCATCACGTAAATCTTTTGCTCTGTTTAGTTGGTATGCGGCACGTTCAGAAAGGTCTTTATCAGAACCTCCATTAAAGAGGTTATAGTTCAATCTAAGCATAGCTAGTGATTCATCACTACTACCGACATTGCCTCCCGCATCCTCTCTCCATGTTTGGCTGGCTTCGACCGATATTGTCGGGTAGTAGTTACCTTTGGATTGTTTATACTGGTAACGCGCGGAGTCAACATCAGCCTGGGAGATTTTAATCACAGGATGACTATTGAAAGCAGTATCTAATGCGTCTTTAAGTGTAAGTGGAAGCTTAGACTCATCAGCTTGAGGATAGATTAAACCCAATGGGCTCTGCCCAACTAACCTAGTGAACTGAGTATGAGTGTCGATTAGGTTATTTTGCGCGGCAAGTAGATTGCCGTGAGCTTTAGCAATACGAGCTTCTACTTGGGTAACATCGGCAGTAGATCCAATGCCTGAGTCCGCGCGCTTTTTGATATCACGATATATCTTTTTGTGTACAGCAAGATTGCTCTCAGAAAGAGCAAGAATTTCCGTTGACTTGACAGCATTGAGGTAAACGTCAGTGACTTCTAGTGCTAGATCGGAAGCATCTGCCAATAATTGTAACCTAGATGATTCAGCTTGTGCTGCAGTTCTGTCTATATCGTTTAGAGTTGCATTTCCATCCCATAAAAGTTGAGTGAGTATAATGGATGCTTCTTTCCTGGTTAAGTCTGTATCGGTTCTACCTGATGATCGAGCAGGGCTGATACTCTCTCTACCTAATCCTGCGTCTAAATCAACATTGGGTAAGTAGGCACCAAAAGAGGCATCTGATTCTTTTAGAGCACTTTTGTATAGGTTGAATGTGCTCTTTAGTTCAGGGCTGGTCGCCAACGTAATTGATACTGCTTGCTCAAGAGTTTGGCTATTGCTGGTAAAACCAACTAAAGCGACACTACTTGCCAGAATCGCTTGTTTCCAGTTCAAGGGAGACTCCTTTCAAATCAATCTACTGAAAGCAAGATAAAACTTGTCCCAATTTATCTAATTCTTCCACGTGAAATTTATTGAATAATATAGTGCAACTGACTGAAAAAATGGTAACTTTTTACCAAAAATGCCGATTAAGTATCGAAATTGATCACTTTTTTTGTCACTATAAGTTTCAAGGGAAAGGCGTCGGTCGTGCAATGATGGAATATATTATAGAGCAGGCCAAGCAACGTGGTATCTCAAGACTTTATTCCGAGGTTAGTATTACCGCTCGCCCTTTCTATGAGTCTATGGGATTTAAGCTTGTGCGTGAGCAACAAGTCGAAATGCGAGGCCAATAGTTGACTAACTTTGTTATGGAGCAATATTTGTAGTTAGGTTGTAAATAAAGCGGGTGAATAGCATGTCTGATGAGTTGAATAATGGTCTGGATAGTAAGGGCTTTATAGTAAATCCTTGCTCATTGGATTATCTTCAGCCAGAGTTTCAGCCTTATCTTGAAAATACCATTCAAACTCTTGAATCTACATTTGATAACCAACTACATAGCGTATATCTATATGGCAGCGTTGCGAGAGGAAATGCGAAAAAGTATGTGTCTGATTTAGACATTTCATTAGTATTAAGGTGTCCGATAGAACCAAACATTATTGAGGAGCTATCATCGATCAAAATGCAATTGGAAGCTCAAACTCCAAAGCTATCAAAGATCGACTTTGATCCTGGTTACTTGAAACAAGTCCTCAGTCCCGATGAAGTATATCACTGGCAATTTTGGCTCAAGCATTGTTGTTGCTGTGTATGGGGGACTGATTTATCCCAGCATTTTACGCGTCAAAGGCCAAGTATAAACATTGCATTGGCACTAAATAACGATCTTGGGTTTTTTATGACTGAGCAGCGCTCGAAGGTGGATCAGTGCAATCAAAATACCATTGGAAAAATATTAGCAAAAAAAATGTTGCGTACTGCTTATACACTTAATGCTAACAAAGATAACAGCTGGCATACGGAGTTA
Coding sequences within it:
- a CDS encoding ABC transporter permease, which produces MLWPVVKALLGHYRRYPFQIILVWLGLTLGVSLLVGVTSINDHAKSSYQHGEKLFSNPLPYRIRPKHITNKIPQGFYVQLRRDGFDQCAPFDRLRLNLSDGSELILVGLDPLAMWQSHQSQDLKDFPSLPLMATPHPVMVGSDLAAYMDWQDGDQMTLSSGSTLGPIIVDKLGLIHGTQVISDMSLTRMIERKAGISFIACGEMNVEKLTHLKNYLPNGMIITRSSHTEIESITRAFHINLSAMGMLAFLVGLFIFYQAMSLSLTQRQPLVGILRQTGVSGSQLTVALGIELLLLIFFSWLCGNLLGIVLANQLIPAVSGSLRDLYDANVELAVSWSWSSAIYSLAMSMIGAFLTCAWPTVRLLRTQPVSLTTRLSLARFSGTEFSLQAAFACVLCIVAIAIYQAPQTQVSGLVIIALMLVSVALFTPYFIWKLFDSLSYVLKWPKARWFFSDAAVSMSYRGVATMAFMLAMAANIGVETMVGSFRDTTDRWLSQRLGADLYIYPSVNSVTRMTGWLSEQPEVESVWWRWEQQIDLVDEKIQAVSTGHSDGEWDSLTVKIGVPNYWYHLHHSKGVMISESMAIKRGIRPGDYIDLFGQLGKRWQVLGVYYDYGNPYNQIMLSHQNWLKAFKDSGSVTLGVILQDGVNISGLKHRLESVFRVGAERTYDNSHIHKKAMKVFDRTFSIADTLGNITLVIAICGIFFASLAGEVSRQRHISLLRCLGITGKELVLMGSLQLFLFGAISVFIALPLGLALANLIVDIVMKPSLGWTLSLQLLSGEYFQTSIMAMCSLMLAGALPTMRMIRHTPMKFVRNSL
- the nhaA gene encoding Na+/H+ antiporter NhaA — protein: MNDIIRHFFKMESAGGILLVIAAAIAMTIANTPLNDVYQSVLQSYVLGLSVSHWINDGLMAIFFLIIGLEVKRELLEGALKSKETAIFPAIAAVGGMLAPALIYVAFNYSDADAIRGWAIPAATDIAFALGIMALLGNRVPVSLKVFLLALAIIDDLGVVVIIALFYTGELSTTALGVGFAMTAALFILNAAKVTKLTPYIIVGAILWFAVLKSGVHATLAGVVIGFAIPLKGKKDEESPLKKMEHGLHPYVAFGILPVFAFANAGISLAGVSIDGLTSMLPLGIALGLLIGKPVGIFTFSWVAVKAGVAKLPEGINFTHIFAVSILCGIGFTMSIFISSLAFGQANPEYDTYARLGILMGSTISAVLGYILLRVSLPDSTKMADKPA
- a CDS encoding OmpA family protein translates to MKSVGIFVLTSISVALSGTSLAIEDEYSYIDTPKAIQVADLTDDDRDGVVNARDLCPDTPEGAKIDNDGCASSVKAQEERALRVLFEHDSYEVNPVFSDQIQEMADFLEKYMSASIQIRGYTSKVGSAAYNLNLSKKRAAAVQDELLYYGIAPERITIVGFGESRLEDEGDDEVAHAANRSVTASVIGLDEIVVEEWTIFSIIEK
- a CDS encoding TolC family outer membrane protein; protein product: MNWKQAILASSVALVGFTSNSQTLEQAVSITLATSPELKSTFNLYKSALKESDASFGAYLPNVDLDAGLGRESISPARSSGRTDTDLTRKEASIILTQLLWDGNATLNDIDRTAAQAESSRLQLLADASDLALEVTDVYLNAVKSTEILALSESNLAVHKKIYRDIKKRADSGIGSTADVTQVEARIAKAHGNLLAAQNNLIDTHTQFTRLVGQSPLGLIYPQADESKLPLTLKDALDTAFNSHPVIKISQADVDSARYQYKQSKGNYYPTISVEASQTWREDAGGNVGSSDESLAMLRLNYNLFNGGSDKDLSERAAYQLNRAKDLRDDAYRQVEESLRLSWSALDLSLQQKEFLADHVDSASETVIAYEKQYQIGQRTLLDLLNTENELFEARRDYLDAHYAEQYAKYRVMNATGNLLDSLLVAVPPEWMEQVEY
- a CDS encoding nucleotidyltransferase domain-containing protein — its product is MSDELNNGLDSKGFIVNPCSLDYLQPEFQPYLENTIQTLESTFDNQLHSVYLYGSVARGNAKKYVSDLDISLVLRCPIEPNIIEELSSIKMQLEAQTPKLSKIDFDPGYLKQVLSPDEVYHWQFWLKHCCCCVWGTDLSQHFTRQRPSINIALALNNDLGFFMTEQRSKVDQCNQNTIGKILAKKMLRTAYTLNANKDNSWHTELSRCADVVRYYYPNHVRYIELAMSMITSGKATVDEIDSLINGWGNKLCEQIELLESTSIHSSAEKSIVN